AGTAATTTGTTAAATAAATATCGAAATCATCTTCTCAACAATAAAAAACATTTAGAAATCCTTTTTACTATTTACTTAAACCAAAATTGTATAATTAAAGATTTATCAGAAATGAAAAAAAAGAAATTATTTTTTTCAGTTAAGCTATACCCTCAAAATGCTACCACAAACTCAAGTTCTGGAGTAAGTGATATAAAAAAAATGACTAAATATTTTGAATTTTTAGAAAAAAATGACGTACCTCTTTGTATCCATGGAGAACATGTTCATTTCAATGATGATCCATTTGAAAGAGAAAAAAAGTTTCTTGATCTCGAACTTAATTGGATCAGAAAAAACTTTCCTAATCTAAAAATCACACTAGAGCATATTACCACTAAGGACTCTATTGATTTTGTTAAACAACATAGATTAATAGGAGCTACTGTCACTACTCATCATTTATTAGAAAATACTTATACTTTTTTTGGTAATCATCTTAAACCTGAATTATTTTGCAAACCCATAATTAAAAATGTCAAACACCAAAAAGCACTTCAAAAAGTTGTTTTATCTGGTCATAAAAAATTCTTCTTTGGTTCTGACTCAGCTCCTCATTTGAAATCAAAAAAATTCACGGAATTTTGTTGTGCTGGTGTTTATTCAACGAAATACTCTATTTCAAATATTATTGAGTTTTTTTATAGAAATAAAAAACAAGCAAATTTAGATAAATTTTTAACTTTGAATGGTAATATGCACTATGGTCTAGATTATTTTCCTGAAAAAATAACTTTTAAGAGGTTTCTTAATTATAAATTTAAAAGGTTTTCAAAATTCAAAAATGATTATTTAATTAATTATAACTTTTATCAAAATTACTGGTCTCAAATTTAAGATATAATTTTTGTAATATGGCC
The window above is part of the alpha proteobacterium HIMB59 genome. Proteins encoded here:
- a CDS encoding dihydroorotase (TIGRFAM: dihydroorotase, homodimeric type), yielding MIKIFKPCDFHVHLREGELAKQVLNENSKHFQKILIMPNLQVPITNSNLLNKYRNHLLNNKKHLEILFTIYLNQNCIIKDLSEMKKKKLFFSVKLYPQNATTNSSSGVSDIKKMTKYFEFLEKNDVPLCIHGEHVHFNDDPFEREKKFLDLELNWIRKNFPNLKITLEHITTKDSIDFVKQHRLIGATVTTHHLLENTYTFFGNHLKPELFCKPIIKNVKHQKALQKVVLSGHKKFFFGSDSAPHLKSKKFTEFCCAGVYSTKYSISNIIEFFYRNKKQANLDKFLTLNGNMHYGLDYFPEKITFKRFLNYKFKRFSKFKNDYLINYNFYQNYWSQI